One window from the genome of Luteithermobacter gelatinilyticus encodes:
- a CDS encoding acyl-CoA synthetase, which translates to MKVAQLSDIEAIESVPLEERYDGEFTSYAVIARAARQMPDKPALQFLATAQPEEPPRTLTYGQLFTRVTQTANLFHDLGLGPGDVVSYLLPNLPETHFVLWGGEAAGIVNPINPLLDVEHIAGIMCAAKSRLLVALGPVPGTDLWDKALAVRDLVPSLEKIIRVGGAADSNDPDIIPPDVIPYEDVIDRYNAAMLDSGRRIRPDDICSLFHTGGTTGVPKLAQHTHRNEVADALMIAVAGQIGEEAVGLCGLPLFHVNAAMVTGLTCFLHGATVVLATPMGYRTPALIANFWKIVEKYRVTFFSAVPTVYASLLSVPLEGEDLSSLDFAICGAAPMPRETIRRFEALTGLALLEGYGLTEGTCASSFNPRDGERRVGSIGLRLPYQQMKTVILDEAGRYVRDCVPDEIGAVVIKGPNVFPGYVQEEANKDIWVADGWLNTGDMGRQDSDGYFWLTGRAKELIIRGGHNIDPALIENALARHPAVREAAAVGQPDSYAGELPVAYVSLTPGAMVTEEDLLAFAKEHIAERAAIPKAIYILDHLPLTAVGKIFKPALRYDAIRREFAAALADIPDLADIHVDADPQQGTLATIRLKPGASAAARAKVEKRLGAYPVPFVLD; encoded by the coding sequence ATGAAGGTTGCGCAACTGTCGGATATTGAAGCCATCGAAAGCGTGCCGCTTGAGGAACGGTATGACGGGGAGTTTACCAGCTATGCCGTCATCGCCAGAGCGGCGCGGCAAATGCCCGACAAGCCGGCCTTGCAGTTTCTTGCCACGGCCCAACCGGAGGAGCCACCCCGGACCCTCACCTACGGCCAGCTTTTCACCCGTGTGACACAGACCGCCAATCTGTTTCATGATCTGGGCCTTGGGCCTGGGGATGTGGTGTCCTACCTGTTGCCCAATTTGCCGGAAACGCATTTTGTGTTGTGGGGCGGCGAAGCGGCCGGCATTGTCAATCCTATCAACCCGCTTCTGGATGTGGAACATATTGCGGGGATCATGTGCGCGGCCAAAAGCCGACTCCTCGTCGCCCTGGGGCCGGTGCCGGGCACCGATCTCTGGGACAAGGCCCTGGCGGTACGGGATCTGGTGCCGTCGCTGGAAAAGATTATCCGGGTGGGCGGCGCCGCAGACAGCAATGATCCCGATATTATACCTCCCGATGTTATACCTTATGAGGACGTCATTGACCGGTATAACGCCGCGATGCTAGATAGTGGCCGCCGGATCCGGCCTGATGACATCTGTTCTCTGTTCCATACCGGCGGTACCACGGGGGTGCCGAAGCTGGCGCAGCATACCCATCGTAACGAGGTGGCGGATGCCCTGATGATCGCGGTGGCGGGCCAGATCGGGGAAGAGGCCGTGGGGCTGTGCGGTTTGCCGCTGTTTCATGTGAATGCGGCCATGGTGACGGGCCTGACCTGTTTTCTGCACGGGGCGACGGTGGTCCTCGCGACGCCGATGGGATACCGTACGCCGGCCCTGATCGCCAATTTCTGGAAAATTGTGGAAAAATATCGGGTGACGTTCTTTTCAGCGGTGCCCACGGTTTATGCAAGCCTGCTGTCCGTGCCGCTGGAGGGCGAAGATCTCAGTTCCCTCGATTTTGCCATTTGCGGCGCGGCGCCCATGCCGCGGGAAACCATTCGCCGGTTTGAGGCCCTGACCGGCCTTGCCCTGCTGGAGGGGTATGGCCTGACCGAAGGCACCTGTGCCAGCAGTTTCAATCCCAGGGATGGTGAACGGCGGGTAGGCTCCATTGGCTTGCGTCTGCCCTATCAACAGATGAAAACCGTCATTCTGGATGAAGCGGGGCGTTATGTGCGCGATTGTGTCCCGGATGAGATCGGCGCAGTGGTGATCAAGGGCCCCAATGTTTTCCCCGGCTATGTCCAAGAGGAGGCCAATAAAGATATCTGGGTGGCAGACGGCTGGTTGAATACCGGCGATATGGGACGTCAGGACAGCGACGGGTATTTCTGGCTTACGGGCCGGGCCAAGGAATTGATTATCCGCGGGGGTCACAATATTGATCCGGCGCTGATCGAAAATGCCCTGGCCCGCCATCCGGCGGTGCGCGAAGCGGCGGCGGTTGGCCAGCCGGACAGTTATGCCGGTGAGCTGCCTGTGGCCTATGTCAGCCTCACACCTGGCGCGATGGTTACGGAAGAGGATCTTCTGGCCTTTGCCAAAGAACATATTGCCGAACGGGCCGCCATCCCCAAGGCGATCTATATTCTGGATCACTTGCCGCTGACCGCCGTGGGCAAGATCTTCAAACCGGCTCTGCGTTATGATGCCATTCGCCGGGAATTTGCCGCCGCCCTGGCCGATATTCCGGATCTGGCGGACATTCATGTTGATGCGGACCCGCAGCAGGGCACACTGGCCACGATCCGGCTGAAGCCGGGCGCGTCCGCCGCCGCCCGGGCCAAGGTGGAAAAACGGTTGGGCGCCTATCCGGTGCCATTTGTGCTGGATTAG
- a CDS encoding NAD(P)/FAD-dependent oxidoreductase, with the protein MTQDITLADFIVIGGGIAGASAGYFLSELGRVVLLERENQPGYHSTGRSAAVFSATYQHGDRVLRALVLGSADFLENPPAGFAQHDLLSPRQMMYICDRADFTALEDMYDTLARVTEDITWLAADEIAKLLPALAPPFQEKALLERHVKDIDVHGLHEGFLRGLRARGGQVHLEAPAQDITFTKGHWQVHTPAGTYRAPIVVNAAGAWVDKIAARAGVRPIGIQPLRRTAILVDPPKGQNVAAWPFVTEVHQKFYFKPDAGRLLVSPMDQTLSDPCDAQPEELDVAYAAHYIEQALNTPVRRIHHRWAGLRNHVADHRPVVGFAPEAPGFFWLAGQGGFGIKTAVALGRITASLINRTGLPEDLVARGLMERDISPLRLFG; encoded by the coding sequence ATGACGCAGGACATCACTTTGGCAGATTTTATTGTTATCGGGGGCGGCATAGCAGGAGCCAGCGCCGGATATTTCTTGTCGGAACTTGGCAGGGTTGTTCTTCTGGAACGGGAAAATCAGCCCGGCTATCACAGCACCGGCCGCTCCGCCGCCGTGTTCAGCGCCACCTACCAGCACGGCGACAGGGTATTACGGGCCCTGGTGCTGGGCAGTGCGGATTTTCTTGAAAACCCGCCGGCGGGTTTTGCGCAACACGATCTCTTGTCTCCCCGGCAGATGATGTATATTTGCGACCGGGCCGATTTCACGGCGCTTGAAGACATGTATGACACGCTGGCCCGCGTCACCGAAGACATAACCTGGCTTGCGGCAGACGAAATTGCCAAACTGCTGCCGGCCTTAGCCCCGCCATTTCAGGAAAAGGCCCTGCTGGAACGGCATGTGAAGGACATTGACGTCCATGGGCTGCATGAGGGTTTCCTGCGCGGACTCAGGGCCCGGGGCGGACAGGTGCACCTGGAGGCCCCGGCCCAGGATATCACCTTTACAAAAGGCCATTGGCAGGTGCATACCCCGGCCGGTACCTATCGCGCACCCATCGTGGTTAATGCCGCCGGTGCCTGGGTGGACAAGATTGCCGCGCGGGCCGGCGTCCGTCCTATTGGCATCCAGCCTCTGCGGCGCACGGCCATCCTGGTGGACCCGCCTAAGGGCCAAAATGTCGCCGCCTGGCCTTTTGTCACCGAGGTGCATCAGAAATTCTATTTCAAACCGGATGCCGGCAGGCTTCTGGTCTCCCCCATGGATCAGACCCTGTCTGATCCCTGTGACGCCCAGCCGGAGGAACTGGATGTGGCCTATGCCGCCCATTATATCGAACAGGCCCTGAATACACCGGTGCGCCGCATTCATCACCGCTGGGCCGGCCTCAGAAACCATGTGGCGGATCACCGCCCGGTAGTCGGTTTTGCCCCGGAAGCCCCGGGCTTTTTCTGGCTTGCGGGACAGGGCGGTTTTGGCATCAAGACCGCCGTGGCGCTGGGCCGGATCACCGCTTCGCTCATTAACCGAACCGGCCTGCCGGAAGACTTAGTGGCGCGGGGCCTTATGGAAAGAGATATTTCCCCGCTGCGCCTGTTCGGATAG
- a CDS encoding HpcH/HpaI aldolase/citrate lyase family protein, with protein sequence MRKPPKDFFKPLAIGAPEPYREIPVALERMIHFFPPHMEKMRAKVPDMVGQVDVLLGNLEDAIPADAKEAARAGFIEVATSVEFGDTGLWTRINCLNSPWVLDDLTEIVGAVGNKLDVIMLPKVEGPWDIHYLDQLLAQLEARHEITKPILIHAILETAQGVNNVAEIAAASPRMHGISLGPADLAASRGMKTTRVGGGHPFYGVLEDSAGDGATRMLFQQDLWHYTVAKMVDACMTYGLKAFYGPFGDFSDDAACEAQFRNAFLMGCVGAWSLHPKQIAIAKKVFSPDVDEVLFAKKILEAMPDGTGAVMIDGKMQDDATWKQAKVIVDLARRVAEKDPELGAAYGF encoded by the coding sequence ATGAGAAAACCGCCAAAAGATTTTTTCAAACCATTGGCCATCGGGGCGCCGGAGCCGTATCGGGAAATTCCGGTGGCGCTGGAGCGTATGATTCACTTTTTTCCGCCGCATATGGAAAAGATGCGCGCCAAGGTCCCGGATATGGTGGGGCAGGTGGATGTGCTGCTGGGCAATCTGGAGGACGCCATTCCCGCCGACGCCAAGGAAGCCGCCCGGGCCGGTTTTATCGAGGTGGCCACATCCGTGGAGTTCGGGGATACGGGCCTGTGGACCCGCATCAACTGCCTGAATTCGCCCTGGGTGCTGGATGATTTGACGGAAATTGTCGGCGCGGTGGGGAATAAGCTGGATGTGATCATGCTGCCCAAGGTGGAAGGGCCGTGGGACATTCATTATCTGGACCAGCTGCTGGCGCAGCTCGAAGCCCGTCATGAAATCACAAAACCAATCCTGATCCATGCCATTCTGGAAACGGCGCAGGGGGTGAATAATGTGGCCGAGATCGCAGCGGCCAGCCCGCGCATGCACGGCATCAGCCTGGGGCCGGCGGATCTTGCGGCCTCGCGCGGCATGAAAACCACCCGTGTGGGCGGCGGTCATCCCTTTTATGGTGTGTTGGAAGACAGCGCGGGGGATGGGGCAACGCGCATGCTGTTCCAACAGGATCTGTGGCATTACACGGTGGCCAAAATGGTCGATGCCTGTATGACCTATGGGTTAAAGGCCTTTTACGGCCCGTTTGGCGACTTTTCCGACGATGCGGCTTGCGAAGCGCAGTTCCGCAATGCGTTTCTCATGGGCTGCGTGGGGGCCTGGTCGCTGCATCCGAAACAGATTGCCATCGCCAAGAAAGTCTTCAGCCCAGATGTGGATGAGGTGCTGTTTGCCAAAAAAATCCTGGAGGCCATGCCGGATGGCACAGGTGCGGTGATGATCGACGGCAAGATGCAGGATGATGCCACCTGGAAACAGGCCAAGGTGATTGTGGATCTGGCCCGGCGGGTGGCGGAAAAGGATCCTGAGCTCGGCGCGGCCTACGGCTTCTGA
- a CDS encoding cation acetate symporter has product MKKRMFPPFLIRICAGLAAGAGLPALAMAAGGGIDGEIEKQPLNLNAIAMFFLFVLATLGITWWAARQNKTRDDFYAAGGGIKPWQNGTAIAGDFMSAATFLGITGALFAFGYDATLLAVGVMASWPVILFLIAERLRNLGSYTFVDVVSFRLDKKPIRTLSAIGSLSVVIFYLIAQMVGAGKLIQLLFGMDYVYAVILVSFLMILYVSFGGMLATTWVQLIKAILLLIGGSYIAFAVLVHFDFNLNAILESAVTHHPRGTEIMKPGLWMDNPISIMSLGLTMMFGIMGLPHILMRFFTVKDAKDARKSVFYATSIMGYFYILIVIIGFGAISFVMNNPDYYDAAGKLIGGGNMVALHLTHITGGNLMLGFMSAVAFATILAVVAGLTLAGAATVAHDLYAKTFRTTPVTHVEELKVSRISTFVLGAIAVILGIAFEHQNIAFIASLAMAIAASVNFPILILSMYWRGLTTRGAVWGGIAGLVSSIGLMILGPGVWVDVLGNSEAIFPHAYPTFYSMPLAFIVIWLTSLTDRSKRAQTEKALFDEQLVRSESGIGATAATKH; this is encoded by the coding sequence ATGAAAAAACGGATGTTTCCTCCTTTCCTGATCAGAATCTGTGCCGGGCTCGCGGCAGGCGCGGGCCTGCCGGCGCTGGCCATGGCGGCCGGCGGCGGCATTGACGGGGAGATCGAAAAACAGCCCCTCAATCTTAACGCCATCGCCATGTTTTTTCTCTTTGTGCTGGCCACGCTGGGCATTACCTGGTGGGCGGCGCGGCAAAACAAGACCCGGGACGATTTTTATGCGGCCGGCGGCGGCATCAAGCCGTGGCAAAACGGCACCGCCATCGCCGGGGATTTTATGTCGGCGGCCACCTTTCTGGGCATTACCGGGGCATTGTTCGCCTTTGGCTATGACGCCACGCTGCTGGCCGTAGGGGTGATGGCGAGCTGGCCGGTGATCCTGTTCCTGATCGCCGAACGGCTGCGCAATCTTGGCAGTTATACCTTTGTGGATGTGGTGTCCTTTCGCCTTGATAAAAAACCGATCCGCACCCTGTCCGCCATCGGTTCCCTGTCGGTGGTGATTTTCTACCTTATCGCCCAGATGGTCGGAGCCGGCAAGCTGATCCAGCTGCTGTTCGGCATGGATTATGTTTATGCGGTGATACTGGTCAGTTTCCTGATGATCCTCTATGTGAGTTTTGGTGGCATGCTGGCCACCACCTGGGTGCAGCTGATCAAGGCCATCCTGCTGCTGATCGGCGGCAGCTACATCGCCTTTGCGGTGCTGGTGCATTTTGACTTCAACCTGAATGCCATTCTGGAAAGCGCCGTCACCCATCACCCGCGCGGAACGGAAATCATGAAACCGGGCCTGTGGATGGACAATCCGATCTCCATCATGTCGCTGGGCCTGACCATGATGTTCGGGATCATGGGTCTGCCCCACATATTGATGCGTTTCTTTACCGTCAAGGACGCCAAGGATGCCCGCAAGTCAGTATTCTATGCCACCTCCATCATGGGCTATTTCTACATCCTGATCGTCATTATCGGTTTTGGCGCCATCAGCTTTGTAATGAACAATCCGGACTATTATGACGCCGCGGGCAAGCTGATCGGCGGCGGTAATATGGTGGCGCTGCATCTGACCCATATCACTGGCGGCAATCTGATGCTGGGTTTCATGTCGGCGGTCGCCTTTGCCACCATTCTGGCGGTAGTGGCGGGGCTGACGCTCGCCGGCGCGGCGACCGTGGCCCACGACCTTTATGCCAAAACCTTCCGCACCACCCCCGTTACCCATGTGGAGGAACTGAAGGTATCGCGCATTTCCACTTTCGTGCTGGGCGCGATCGCCGTCATTCTCGGCATCGCCTTCGAACATCAGAATATCGCCTTTATTGCCTCACTGGCCATGGCGATTGCGGCAAGCGTGAATTTCCCGATCCTGATCCTGTCCATGTACTGGCGGGGACTGACCACTCGCGGGGCGGTGTGGGGCGGGATTGCGGGGCTTGTCTCCTCCATCGGGCTGATGATTCTGGGGCCCGGTGTGTGGGTCGATGTGCTGGGCAACAGTGAAGCTATCTTCCCCCATGCCTATCCCACCTTCTATTCCATGCCGCTGGCGTTTATCGTCATCTGGCTGACATCTCTCACCGACAGGAGCAAACGGGCGCAAACGGAAAAAGCCCTGTTTGACGAACAACTGGTGCGTTCCGAAAGCGGCATCGGTGCCACCGCAGCGACCAAACATTAA
- a CDS encoding DUF485 domain-containing protein — MPEDTVAKDMSVAYINHPKFRKMLARRTAVTLGLTAFILLVYGFYIFATAYLPELIAQPVSNGATLTWGIILVLAVIVNGMLCAGVYTWWANRRFDVLKDEFLKEVKK; from the coding sequence ATGCCGGAAGACACTGTCGCCAAAGATATGTCTGTCGCTTATATCAATCATCCGAAGTTCAGAAAAATGCTGGCGCGCCGCACTGCCGTCACACTTGGCCTAACAGCCTTTATTCTGCTCGTCTACGGATTTTATATTTTCGCCACCGCCTATCTGCCGGAACTGATTGCCCAACCGGTGAGCAACGGGGCTACCCTGACCTGGGGCATTATTCTGGTGCTCGCCGTAATTGTCAACGGCATGCTCTGCGCGGGAGTGTACACCTGGTGGGCGAACCGCCGGTTTGACGTCCTCAAAGACGAGTTTCTGAAGGAGGTCAAAAAATGA
- a CDS encoding MarR family winged helix-turn-helix transcriptional regulator: MENNRKPEKKPARVSGSKQPGQGRAGPPPHHEADRFIDNYLLYLLARVSFLVSNDFHTQIKKQKVSVPTWRVLATLRDRDQLTIGELCDYVMMQQSTLTKVIDRMTEDGLVDRRFSEEDRRKVFVAITAKGRALVEDLIPRALAHEKRVLREYSKKEQDTLKDMMKALITRLS, from the coding sequence GTGGAAAACAACAGGAAACCGGAAAAAAAACCGGCAAGGGTGTCCGGCAGCAAACAGCCCGGACAAGGCCGTGCCGGCCCCCCTCCTCACCATGAGGCGGACAGGTTCATTGACAATTATCTGCTGTATTTGCTGGCGCGGGTATCCTTTCTGGTCAGCAACGATTTTCATACCCAGATCAAGAAACAGAAAGTCAGCGTGCCGACCTGGCGGGTGCTGGCGACGTTGCGGGACCGGGATCAACTGACCATCGGTGAATTATGTGATTATGTGATGATGCAGCAATCTACGCTGACCAAAGTGATTGACCGTATGACCGAAGACGGTCTGGTGGATCGGCGATTCTCCGAAGAAGACCGGCGCAAGGTATTTGTCGCCATTACGGCCAAGGGGCGTGCGCTGGTGGAGGATCTTATCCCCCGGGCTCTGGCCCATGAAAAAAGGGTCTTGAGGGAGTATAGCAAAAAAGAGCAGGACACCCTCAAAGACATGATGAAGGCGTTGATTACCCGCCTGAGCTGA
- a CDS encoding acyl-CoA dehydrogenase, which yields MSKFSWPSAPWDDVLLLEDSLTEEERLIRDSARDFCQEVLLPGVQEAHRHEIFDRSIMTRMGELGFLGPTIDGYGCAGVGYVAYGLIAREVERVDSGYRSAMSVQSSLVMYPIYAYGSDAQKEKYLPKLATGEWVGCFGLTEPNAGSDPAGMQTRARRVDGGYSLSGAKMWITNSPIADVFVVWAKCDDGVVRGFILEKGMTGLSAPKIEGKFSLRASITGEIVMDEVFVPEDNLLPGVEGLKGPLGCLSNARYGIAWGALGAAEFCWHAARQYTLDRKQFGRPLAATQLIQKKLADMQTEITLGLHACLQAGRLKDKGKLSPDAISLLKRNNCGKALEIARTARDMHGGNGIADEYHVIRHVLNLEAVNTYEGTHDVHALILGRLQTGLNAF from the coding sequence ATGAGCAAATTTAGCTGGCCGAGTGCGCCGTGGGATGATGTGCTGTTGCTGGAGGACAGTCTTACGGAAGAGGAACGCCTGATCCGGGACAGTGCGCGGGATTTCTGTCAGGAGGTGTTGCTGCCGGGGGTTCAGGAGGCGCACCGGCATGAGATTTTCGACCGCTCGATCATGACCCGGATGGGCGAGCTGGGCTTTTTGGGCCCGACCATTGACGGGTATGGCTGCGCCGGGGTGGGCTATGTGGCCTATGGCCTGATTGCGCGCGAGGTGGAGCGGGTGGACAGCGGCTATCGGTCCGCCATGAGCGTGCAAAGTTCGCTGGTGATGTATCCGATCTATGCCTATGGCTCGGACGCACAGAAGGAAAAATATCTGCCCAAGCTCGCCACCGGCGAATGGGTCGGCTGTTTTGGCCTCACCGAACCCAATGCGGGGTCCGATCCGGCGGGCATGCAGACCCGGGCGCGGCGCGTCGACGGCGGCTATTCCTTAAGCGGCGCCAAGATGTGGATCACCAACAGCCCGATTGCCGATGTGTTTGTGGTGTGGGCCAAATGCGATGACGGGGTGGTGCGCGGGTTTATCCTGGAAAAAGGTATGACGGGGCTTTCCGCCCCCAAGATCGAAGGCAAGTTTTCCTTACGCGCCTCGATTACCGGCGAGATCGTAATGGACGAGGTGTTTGTGCCGGAGGACAATCTGCTGCCGGGGGTAGAAGGACTGAAGGGCCCGTTGGGCTGTCTTTCCAACGCCCGCTATGGCATCGCCTGGGGGGCGCTGGGGGCGGCGGAATTCTGCTGGCATGCGGCGCGGCAATATACCCTCGACCGCAAGCAGTTCGGCCGGCCGCTGGCGGCCACCCAGCTGATCCAGAAAAAACTCGCCGACATGCAAACCGAGATCACGCTGGGGCTGCATGCCTGTCTGCAGGCGGGACGCTTAAAGGACAAAGGCAAGCTGTCGCCAGATGCCATTTCCCTGCTCAAGCGCAACAATTGCGGCAAGGCGCTGGAGATTGCCCGTACCGCCCGCGACATGCATGGCGGCAACGGCATCGCCGACGAATACCATGTCATCCGCCATGTGCTCAACCTGGAGGCGGTCAATACCTATGAGGGCACCCATGATGTCCACGCCCTTATCCTCGGCCGCCTGCAAACCGGACTCAATGCGTTCTAG
- a CDS encoding RidA family protein: MNKTGTKGKILLPPDWPRPKGYSNGIMCEGEMIFLAGTVGWNEKEEFPSDDLVDQFRQCLINITALLVEAGAGPEHVVRLTWYVTDMEEYRRRLPEIGAVYREYMGKNFPTMACVGVTALVEKEAKIEIETTAVLPRETA, translated from the coding sequence ATGAACAAGACAGGAACCAAGGGAAAAATTCTCCTCCCCCCCGACTGGCCCAGGCCCAAGGGATATTCCAACGGTATCATGTGTGAGGGAGAAATGATCTTCCTGGCCGGCACCGTCGGTTGGAATGAAAAGGAAGAATTTCCCAGTGACGATTTGGTGGACCAGTTCCGCCAATGCCTGATTAACATCACGGCCCTGCTGGTCGAAGCTGGGGCCGGTCCTGAACATGTGGTCAGACTGACCTGGTATGTGACGGATATGGAGGAATATCGCCGCCGGCTGCCGGAAATCGGTGCCGTATACCGGGAATATATGGGGAAAAACTTCCCCACCATGGCCTGTGTTGGGGTTACTGCCCTGGTGGAAAAGGAGGCCAAAATCGAAATTGAAACTACGGCGGTATTGCCGCGGGAAACCGCCTGA
- a CDS encoding bifunctional salicylyl-CoA 5-hydroxylase/oxidoreductase: protein MKIVCLGGGPSGVYLAISMKLRNPEHDITVYERNRPDDTFGWGVVFSDQTMENLRANDPVSAENMIGELIHWDYIDVHVKNEVVRSGGHGFIGIGRQRLLDILYNRARELGVKMHFQTEIELEDLEQFSDADLIVAADGLNSKVRNNNLEAFDCDIDVRPNKFVWLGTHQRFDDAFTFIFEETKHGWMWVHAYQFDKDTSTFIVECGPETYDAWGFEHMSHEESAETCRQIFEKYLGGHKLMTKSSHIRGSAWINFPRVLCHTWVKDNIVLIGDAAHTAHFSIGSGTKLGFEDAINLAEHLNSGLPVKDALKTYQDERELEALKLQSAARNSMSWFEELDRYLDFDVTQFTYSLLTRSQRVSHENLRLRDKEWLEGVEKWFSDRAFRAVGKQPPEGKAPPPMFTPYKIRDMELVNRVAVSPMSMYSAKDGLINDFHFVHYGARAIGGAGLLFTEMTDVSAEGRITPGCAGIYTDEHTQAWKRVVDFVHEHSQAKIALQLGHAGRKGSTKVGWEGYDVPLDDGNWELIAPSPIKWDDANQTPREMQKEDFDRVLNQFVEATCRAEEAGFDMVELHAGHGYLLSSFITPVSNQRTDEYGGSLENRLRFPIEVFKAMRDVWPDHKPMSVRISSTDWIGKDGITPEDAVLIAKAFVDAGADIIDVSTGQTLPVHKVNPVFGRMFQTPMSDQIRNEGHVSTMAVGNIFETDHVNSILAAGRADLVLIGRPHLMDPQWVIRSAAEQEYHGPAVQVPKQYLTAFTQLETNLKRAAEMALNA from the coding sequence ATGAAAATCGTGTGTTTGGGCGGTGGCCCCTCTGGTGTATATCTTGCCATTTCCATGAAATTGCGCAACCCCGAGCATGACATCACCGTGTATGAACGGAATCGCCCCGATGATACCTTTGGTTGGGGGGTGGTGTTTTCCGATCAGACCATGGAAAACCTACGTGCCAATGACCCGGTCAGTGCGGAAAACATGATCGGTGAGCTTATTCATTGGGATTATATTGATGTTCATGTCAAAAATGAAGTGGTCCGCTCCGGCGGTCACGGTTTTATTGGCATCGGCCGCCAGCGGCTTCTGGACATTCTGTATAACCGCGCCCGGGAACTGGGTGTGAAAATGCATTTCCAGACGGAGATTGAGCTAGAGGACCTGGAGCAGTTTTCAGATGCGGACCTGATTGTGGCCGCCGATGGTCTTAATTCCAAGGTGCGGAACAATAATCTAGAAGCCTTTGACTGCGATATTGATGTGCGCCCCAATAAATTTGTTTGGCTTGGCACCCACCAGCGATTCGATGACGCCTTTACCTTTATTTTCGAGGAAACCAAGCATGGCTGGATGTGGGTGCACGCCTACCAGTTCGACAAGGATACGTCCACCTTTATCGTAGAATGTGGTCCGGAAACTTATGATGCCTGGGGTTTCGAGCATATGAGCCATGAAGAAAGCGCCGAAACCTGTCGTCAGATTTTTGAAAAATATCTGGGCGGTCACAAGCTGATGACCAAATCCTCCCATATTCGCGGTTCGGCCTGGATCAACTTCCCGCGGGTGCTGTGCCATACCTGGGTCAAGGATAATATTGTATTGATCGGGGATGCGGCCCACACCGCGCATTTCTCCATCGGGTCAGGCACCAAGCTGGGGTTTGAGGACGCCATTAACCTTGCCGAACATCTTAATTCCGGCCTGCCGGTCAAGGACGCCCTGAAAACTTATCAGGACGAACGGGAACTGGAGGCGCTTAAATTGCAGTCCGCCGCCCGCAACTCCATGTCCTGGTTCGAGGAACTGGACCGGTATCTCGATTTTGATGTGACGCAGTTCACCTATTCGCTGCTGACCCGTTCGCAGCGCGTCAGCCATGAAAATCTGCGTCTGCGCGACAAGGAATGGCTGGAAGGCGTGGAGAAATGGTTCTCCGACCGGGCGTTCCGGGCCGTGGGCAAGCAGCCGCCGGAAGGCAAGGCGCCGCCGCCAATGTTTACCCCTTACAAGATCCGCGATATGGAACTGGTCAACCGGGTGGCGGTCTCTCCCATGTCCATGTATTCCGCCAAGGACGGCCTGATCAACGATTTCCATTTTGTCCATTACGGCGCGCGGGCCATAGGCGGGGCTGGTCTTCTGTTCACGGAAATGACCGATGTGTCCGCCGAAGGACGCATCACCCCCGGTTGTGCCGGCATCTATACGGATGAACACACCCAGGCCTGGAAACGGGTTGTGGATTTTGTCCATGAACACAGCCAGGCGAAAATCGCTTTGCAGCTTGGTCATGCGGGCCGCAAAGGGTCCACCAAAGTGGGCTGGGAAGGCTACGATGTGCCGCTGGATGACGGCAACTGGGAACTGATTGCGCCCTCGCCGATCAAATGGGACGACGCCAACCAGACCCCGCGGGAAATGCAGAAAGAGGATTTTGACCGGGTGCTGAACCAGTTTGTGGAAGCCACCTGTCGGGCCGAGGAAGCCGGATTCGACATGGTTGAGCTGCATGCCGGCCACGGATATCTGCTGTCCTCCTTCATCACGCCGGTCAGCAACCAGCGGACCGATGAATATGGCGGCTCTCTGGAAAACCGTCTGCGGTTCCCAATCGAGGTGTTCAAGGCGATGCGCGATGTGTGGCCGGATCATAAACCGATGTCGGTGCGGATTTCTTCCACGGACTGGATCGGCAAGGACGGGATTACGCCCGAGGATGCCGTGTTGATCGCCAAGGCTTTTGTGGATGCGGGCGCCGATATTATTGATGTGTCCACCGGACAGACCCTGCCGGTTCACAAGGTCAACCCGGTCTTCGGGCGTATGTTCCAGACCCCCATGTCGGACCAGATCCGCAACGAGGGGCATGTGTCCACCATGGCGGTTGGCAACATCTTTGAAACCGATCATGTCAACAGCATCCTGGCGGCGGGCCGCGCTGATCTGGTGCTCATTGGTCGGCCGCATCTGATGGATCCGCAATGGGTCATCCGCAGCGCGGCCGAGCAGGAATATCACGGGCCGGCGGTTCAGGTGCCCAAACAGTATCTGACGGCCTTCACCCAGCTGGAGACCAATCTCAAGCGGGCCGCCGAAATGGCCCTGAATGCGTAA